ttataattgatttcGATTAAAATTCAAAGTGAAAACTGGATTTAAGAATACACCTTCATGGGAGATTTAACTATTGCCAAAGAGCTAAAGCCCTCGAAAACATGAGACAACAAGGAATTACATCTTTGGCATTTgacaccaaaccaaaaaaattttaaaaaagttcgAATCATGTTGTAGACATTATTATTGTGTAATTTTGCTCCATCATCTAAGAACCCAAGAGTATATAAATTTGTAACTCGAAAATGGGGTTTAGTTTGCCTCATACGGAGATACCATAGTTGCTGATTTTGTTCACTTCCTTTGTCAAAGCGTTTCTCTCTTGCTTCACTTCAGACGCGCGGTTCGATATCTGAGGGTGAACAAATAAGATATCTCCAATATTATACAATGTATATACCTGGTTGctaattttttctaaactagCTCATCAGCTCCTATACTATATCCTAGACTAGCATAGGGACTTATATACAAGTCATACTTACTTGTGAGCGGAATCGAGAAGCTTCCCTCGATGGCAATTCTTTTAGTACATCTTTCAAACCTGTATATAAATAACGAAAGTTTTGTTCATCTATCCTTATGGATGTCTTTAGTTTCACAAACTGTGGCATTATATAACACAGAAAACGTATAAAACATACCTGCTGCTTGCTTTTCAATCTTATAAGCCGAGTGGATCGCACCTCTAATCTGTTTGCCTGCTTGTCTGTGTAAGATAAGATGGAGAAAGTTAACATAATATTCATAGTTGATGCATATCCAATATACTGATCTTGTATTTTGTCTGGATCATAAACCTGAGTTTCATCCTTCCTCTAATCAATTCCTCTTCTGCCATAGTCGCAACTCTCTGAAACAATCAAATTGTTACTTACGAATTCAAAAACCATAATCCAATAATACCTTCCAACAGACTGTTAAATTTCTGTAACAACATTGACTAATAATCAAGGGTATATATATCTATTGATAGGGGTTAAGAGGTAGACTTCTGTACGGGAAGAGGTAGACTGAAGAATATCCTTTCTCTATATTACTTCATCCCTGACTGAAACATAACCCTTTAATTTTGATGCAACTAGAACCATTCAACCAAATGAATCTAAGGCAGAACCTAATAAAAACTAAGAAATTTCTCTGTACGAAACCTTTCAATTTTTATACTACTCGACAGACATTCCATTTCAAAGATTATGGGATGCTaaagcaaactaaaaaaaaaaaaaagagtaatctAGCTAACTAAATGTAAACCATAGGAAAGTCTTCTCCAAAAACGTTAACCTCACCATGTTGAAAGTTTGAAACGTACAACTCTTAAAGCAAAGAAAGGGCTTACCTCTAACTTTTCACTTTGGGCAGTAAGACGATCCATTGATTGTCGCAACTCTTTTACTTTAAGATCTGCTCTAGAAAGCAAAGCCTGAAATCAAAATATAGGGTCAAGACTCAAGAACCAGCTTTAACCACACACAGACAGACCAGTTTATACATTCAACAAATGCTGCACAACACCGACCTCTTCACTTACAAACATGCGTACAGTATTGTAATATACAAGTCTTCTCGTCTctgcaaccaaaaaaaggaacaatCACTAAAAGAATCCATAACATAACATCCTAGAAGACTGAACTCTAGAGAGAAAACGTACTTTTCAGAGCAAAAATCCCAACCCCAAAAGCCAAGGTGCCTGATATAACCGGATGAGATGCAGCAACGTTCACACCATCTACATACAAAAATTGACAAATCTATgagcagagagaagaaaacgTAGTCAACACGAGGTAGCTAGGAAATTGGAACAGACCTTTAATCTTCCCAAACACCATTTGTTCGTAAACGTTATACTCAGAAGCTATCTCACGAAGAGAATCCTATATCACAAAAAACCTCGATTAAATGTTGTGAAATTCCCAGATTCGCTTCTATTCCAATAAAAAAGCTTACGAGGGTCGTAGTAAAAGCTTACGAGGGTTTGGCTCGTGTGAGCTACAGAAGTGTCTCGAATTTGAGACAATCGAGCTTTAGAGGCGTCAATGGTAGAATCCAACGTCTCCGTGATCGTCTTCTGGTACACAAGCGCCTGACGAAGTGCATCATCGATCCAGGAAGCCGCATTTTCCACCGTCGTCGTTGCGATCTTCTGATACTCCGGTGGATGAACTGGCGAAGATTGAGGAATCGCCGGCGGATTCGCGTCGTTCATCTCTGAGGATGATTCTCCCAAAGTTCTCATTAGAAAAGATCTCTCCAAAACTGGGTTGCGACTTGCGACCTCTCTCCTTCCTTGGCTCAAGTTCTGAAGAAAAACCCGGTGGATCAAATGATGACCCGAATATAATTAACCGGGCcatgtttttaatttacaaCTTAAGCCCCTGAAGTTTCAATTATTTCCAACATTTTCCCTTTATTTCTTAATTGTACAATAAACTCTAgagactttcttttgttttaattactcTTTGGTATGGCTAAACACTTTAACATCTCTTTAGTTAATCAGGGTCGTGTTAAGCCTCAACTATTGCATTCTTTTGTATTTAGATCATGTTTAATACTTCAAACAATTATGATAACAAGTGAAGTGTGTTACTTAACTCATGGCTATAACTTGTGTGAAGAATATTGAAACTTTGAATGTCAAGAAACTGGAATGGTTGAGATCGTTTATACTCAGgtaataaacaacaaaattaaaacattaactGAAACCACTGTCTAATATTTTGATCACTAGGGTTCACTTAGGGGTCGTTTTTGTTGCTTCAAACAATAATCTCTTTCTCACTCACTTGACAAAGTAGAGCTTGCCCATGACATGAAGGACAGCGACGAAAGCAATGAAACCGATGCTCATGATAAGGACGACATTAGGGGAGATCTTGAGACCGGGTGCATCATCGGTGTAGAACTGAAGCATTGATCCTGCTGCACCACCAGAGGCTCCTCCTCCACTAGCACCGCCACCTGGCTTCCTCCTACGCATGCTTGCAGTTGCAGCTGCACTTCCTCTCTGTGGAGCACCACTTCCCACCAttcttgcttctcttctttACACTATCTGAGATATAGTGCAAAAAAGTTAGGAAATTAACAACTTTGTATATTACAATATTGAAAGCAAAAGATTGATCTTAAATAGAAAGGGAGAATTATTAAgcaaatgacaaaacaaaaagatgacaTCTAAATACCCTATGAACTAAGATATGTTACGTTTTTATAAATTTGCATcctaaccaaaagaaacaactaagttaaccaaaattaaactaCAATTGGGCAACTGGCACATTGTTCCATTCCCCGTTTAGCTAAACTCAACACAAATTCAAGTTTAAACCCAATTCTATAAGCTCTGGCAATCATGTTAAGACTTGGTACATGTATATTGTATTCAAAACTCTCACAAACAAATCGTATCAATTTCAGCATCGGGTTTACAAAACTATTAACATACAAGAATAGATTACAATGCAAAATTCTCAACAAAGCGAGTCAAAATTCAAACATGGAGACATATACAACAATGAACAAGCCAAATTCATTAACTTCACATATGCGTAGGAAACATTTAGAATGCAACAGCAAAAAAAACCGAATCCAGATCGGAAAATCCTAAAACACCGAGACTTGGATTCAACATCGAGATCTAATTATCAGATCTACGCACAACGCTGATCTAATAATAACCTATAGATCTAGCAATCAGAGACATGGATCGTAAATCAACAACGATAACAAAAAGACTCACACCTGATTCGGCTTAGGAATTCTGATGTCGACGACGAGAATGATACGAGACGGATAGAGAGCGAGCGAGCGAGCgagcgagcgagagagagagagagagagagagagagagagagagatttgaagaCCTTCGGAGTTGACCGCAActctttttaacaattttttttaggaagAGGAGAAATACTCGCCACGCACCTTTTAATGTTTTAGCCAATTACATATTGCCACCTCAGCGTAACTATCAGGGCTTTTTCTTAAAGCGTAAGTTGGGGAGAGTTTggatataaattaatttagagCCCAAAATTAAGGCCCAAAAAGCCCAAACGCATTACTCGTCTATAAGTCACAGACTTTTTTGCACGAcagaaaaatttaaagaattaaaaagaaatgtttGCTGAATAGAATTAGAGGGGGTAttcaacttatattttaaaagatttggtaggattttaacattttaggattttgaaagattttaagagatttttaggagatttgattgtgttttagatttttttatttttatttttagaaaatgaaatgtgattttatGAGATTCTATAAGATTTTATAGTAATTTCCAATACACAGAAAACAATTCTATAGCAAAATATTTGTGAAGTTATGCTGAAGCCTCAACACATCGCCTCTTATTAATTAATCGCTTATTTGTGAAGTTGTAAGAGAGACACCACCACAGAGTCTAAATCctgcaacaaagaaacaaagctttaagtgagatgaagaacagaggaagaaactaagtgaagaagatgagtaaaAGCCAACAAGGAAGAAATGTCgtagagaatgagagagagaaggaaacgatcaagaaccaaaaga
The sequence above is drawn from the Camelina sativa cultivar DH55 chromosome 4, Cs, whole genome shotgun sequence genome and encodes:
- the LOC104783057 gene encoding uncharacterized protein LOC104783057; amino-acid sequence: MRTLGESSSEMNDANPPAIPQSSPVHPPEYQKIATTTVENAASWIDDALRQALVYQKTITETLDSTIDASKARLSQIRDTSVAHTSQTLDSLREIASEYNVYEQMVFGKIKDGVNVAASHPVISGTLAFGVGIFALKKTRRLVYYNTVRMFVSEEALLSRADLKVKELRQSMDRLTAQSEKLERVATMAEEELIRGRMKLRQAGKQIRGAIHSAYKIEKQAAGLKDVLKELPSREASRFRSQISNRASEVKQERNALTKEVNKISNYGISV
- the LOC104783058 gene encoding protein transport protein Sec61 subunit beta, with translation MVGSGAPQRGSAAATASMRRRKPGGGASGGGASGGAAGSMLQFYTDDAPGLKISPNVVLIMSIGFIAFVAVLHVMGKLYFVK